In one Nicotiana tomentosiformis chromosome 6, ASM39032v3, whole genome shotgun sequence genomic region, the following are encoded:
- the LOC138894000 gene encoding uncharacterized protein, whose protein sequence is MNFETIKVSHQMSVIVHSMALKLEDPDAFTIPCTIGSANSTKALCDLGVSINLMPYLVFKTLGIGKPRPISMRLQMADRTMKRPLGVIEDALVRVDKFILPEDIVILDCEVDYEVPIILRRPFLSTGKALCDVEAGELTFWVGDK, encoded by the coding sequence atgaattttgaaactatcaaggtcAGTCATCAAATGAGTGTAATTGTTCATTCCATGGCTcttaagttggaggatcccgatgCTTTCACGATTCCCTGTACTATTGGAAGTGCCAATTCtactaaagctctttgtgatcttggggtgagtatcaatttgatgccctacttGGTGTTCAAAACTTTagggattgggaaaccaagacccatatctatgaggttgcaaatggccgatcgtactatgaagaggccATTAGGAGTGATTGAGGATGCTTTGGTCCGAGTTGATAAATTTATCCTTCCGGAAGACATTGTGATTCTagactgtgaggttgactatgaaGTGCCTATCATTCTTAGGAGGCCTTTCCTTTCTACGGGTAAAGCCCTTtgtgatgtggaagccggagaactcactttttgGGTTGGTGATAAATAA